A stretch of DNA from Candidatus Zixiibacteriota bacterium:
ATTTATTCACATATGAACGATACTGAAGATTATTTTACCACCCAGATTATATATCAATATCCGCCTGACCTTTTCCAACTATTAAAAGATGTCATCCCTTTATTATGCCGCTCCAAAAGAGATGTCGTCCTTTTCTTTCGAGGTGCCGGTGTGAAAGTTGATTTGCTGAGAGACCTTACTGCACAGGTTGAAAAAGAGCCACAAGCTATAAAAAAATATGACATTTCGCAGACGATTCTAAAACGATTGAACGAGAAAGGTGAGAGCAGTCTAAGAGAACGCAGAGAGGTGCTTAAACGTGTTATTGAATTCGAAGATTTTTCAACTTGTTGGCCAAACGATGAACTAAAAGCAAGAGGACTTGTAGCCGGGATTCAGAAGGTAGTGAATGTAAAGGATTCATTCACTCGGATGAGACAAGAACGAGAGGAAGAGAAAGGGAAACATATTAGGGAGTATGAAAAAAAAGTTCAGGAAGTTAAGTATAAGAAACAAGCCCTTGAGGAATTAAAGAA
This window harbors:
- a CDS encoding restriction endonuclease; protein product: MNDTEDYFTTQIIYQYPPDLFQLLKDVIPLLCRSKRDVVLFFRGAGVKVDLLRDLTAQVEKEPQAIKKYDISQTILKRLNEKGESSLRERREVLKRVIEFEDFSTCWPNDELKARGLVAGIQKVVNVKDSFTRMRQEREEEKGKHIREYEKKVQEVKYKKQALEELKKEFYLLFKDCNSQERGNLLEKILNRLFEINEILVRESFRRTGDKGKGVIEQIDGVVELDGEVYLVEMKWLESAVGVDDVSRHLVRIYHRNSSRGVFISYTEFSKGALEICKEALQQTVVILCTLNELVNLLEHERDLKYLLKSKIQAAIIDKQPFKEILG